From a single Nakamurella alba genomic region:
- a CDS encoding NAD(P)H-dependent flavin oxidoreductase, producing MRTWLTDHLQIEIPVVSAPMAGVAGGRLARAVSAAGALGMVGIGTSADPAWIEQELSEAASAGKPFGVGLIGWSVGDPADILPLVVAAGPALVSVSYGGELSDWVAGLHDAGITVATQVGTLDDARDADAIGVDVLVARGAEAGGHGRNQVATLPLLQAVLEEIDAPVIAAGGIATARGVAAVLAAGAVGAWVGSAFATATEADTGPHAREAMVGAELTDTVYTRVFDLAQRLAWPREFGGRALVNGVTDTWAGREDELERQPAALTALSDQVVSARADGDVSVAPVYAGQAVGLVSSVRPAARIVAELATAEDLLRKAAGL from the coding sequence ATGCGCACCTGGCTCACCGACCACCTGCAGATCGAGATCCCCGTCGTGTCGGCGCCGATGGCCGGCGTCGCCGGCGGCCGGCTGGCCCGCGCGGTCAGTGCGGCCGGCGCCCTCGGCATGGTCGGCATCGGCACCTCGGCGGACCCGGCCTGGATCGAGCAGGAGCTGTCCGAGGCCGCCTCGGCCGGGAAGCCGTTCGGCGTCGGCCTGATCGGCTGGTCGGTCGGCGACCCGGCGGACATCCTGCCGCTGGTCGTCGCGGCCGGTCCGGCGCTGGTCAGCGTCAGCTACGGCGGCGAGCTCTCCGACTGGGTGGCCGGGCTGCACGACGCCGGGATCACCGTCGCCACCCAGGTCGGCACCCTGGACGACGCCCGGGACGCGGACGCCATCGGGGTGGACGTGCTGGTCGCCCGCGGTGCCGAGGCGGGGGGCCACGGCCGGAACCAGGTGGCCACCCTGCCGCTGCTGCAGGCCGTGCTGGAGGAGATCGACGCCCCGGTGATCGCGGCCGGCGGCATCGCCACGGCCCGCGGAGTGGCCGCGGTGCTGGCGGCCGGTGCCGTCGGCGCCTGGGTGGGATCCGCGTTCGCCACCGCCACCGAGGCCGACACCGGTCCGCACGCCCGGGAGGCGATGGTCGGCGCCGAGCTGACCGACACCGTCTACACCCGGGTGTTCGACCTGGCGCAGCGGCTGGCCTGGCCGCGGGAGTTCGGCGGCCGGGCTCTGGTCAACGGGGTCACCGACACCTGGGCCGGCCGTGAGGACGAGCTGGAACGGCAACCGGCCGCGCTGACCGCACTGTCCGACCAGGTGGTCTCCGCCCGCGCGGACGGCGACGTGTCCGTCGCGCCGGTCTACGCCGGCCAGGCCGTCGGTCTGGTCTCCTCGGTGCGCCCGGCGGCGCGGATCGTCGCGGAGCTGGCCACCGCGGAGGACCTGCTGCGCAAGGCCGCCGGCCTCTGA
- the moeA gene encoding molybdopterin molybdotransferase MoeA — MRPVEEHAAVVTALLPPAPTVDVPLAAALGQVLARDIPAPISLPPFANSAMDGYAVRAADLTSFPIELPVSQDIPAGRQDVGPLAPGTAARIMTGAPMPADADTIVQVERTDGGVDRVRIDSAPPAGVHVRTVGEDVVAGSLLLPAGSVVHGPQIGVAAAVGLATLPVRRAVRILVLSTGTELVAPGQPLGPGQIYESNSAMLAAAIREAGGEPVLAHFVSDDVDEFSDRLASAAAEVDLVLTSGGVSAGAYEVVKDALTGRGVEFAKVAMQPGMPQGAGHVTLPDGRAVAMVTLPGNPVSSYVSFEVFVRPAIRAAIGHPDPLRPAVRVPLSVGLESPDGKRQFRRGVLDTVAGTVAPWGGPGSHLLAWLAGADAMIVVPESVTSLAAGDEVEVWLLS; from the coding sequence ATGCGCCCGGTCGAGGAACACGCCGCCGTCGTCACCGCCCTGCTGCCACCGGCACCGACGGTCGACGTCCCGCTGGCCGCCGCCCTCGGCCAGGTGCTGGCCCGCGACATCCCGGCCCCCATCAGCCTGCCGCCCTTCGCGAACTCCGCGATGGACGGATATGCCGTCCGGGCCGCGGATCTCACCTCGTTCCCGATCGAACTGCCGGTGTCCCAGGACATCCCGGCCGGCAGGCAGGACGTCGGGCCGCTCGCGCCGGGTACCGCCGCCCGCATCATGACCGGTGCCCCGATGCCGGCCGACGCGGACACGATCGTGCAGGTGGAACGGACCGACGGCGGCGTGGACCGGGTGCGGATCGACAGCGCACCGCCGGCCGGCGTGCACGTGCGGACGGTCGGCGAGGACGTCGTCGCCGGATCGCTGCTGCTGCCCGCGGGCAGCGTGGTGCACGGACCGCAGATCGGCGTCGCGGCCGCCGTGGGGCTGGCCACGCTGCCGGTCCGGCGAGCGGTGCGGATCCTGGTGCTGTCCACCGGGACGGAGCTGGTGGCGCCGGGTCAGCCGCTCGGCCCCGGGCAGATCTACGAGTCGAACTCGGCGATGCTGGCCGCGGCGATCCGCGAGGCCGGCGGCGAGCCGGTGCTCGCCCACTTCGTGTCCGACGACGTCGACGAGTTCTCCGACCGGCTGGCCTCGGCGGCCGCGGAGGTGGACCTGGTCCTCACCTCCGGCGGGGTGTCGGCCGGCGCGTACGAGGTAGTCAAGGACGCCCTCACCGGCCGCGGCGTGGAGTTCGCCAAGGTGGCGATGCAGCCCGGGATGCCCCAGGGCGCAGGACATGTCACCCTGCCCGACGGTCGCGCGGTCGCGATGGTCACGTTGCCCGGCAACCCGGTCAGTTCCTACGTGTCGTTCGAGGTCTTCGTCCGGCCGGCGATCCGGGCCGCCATCGGGCACCCGGACCCGCTGCGGCCGGCCGTCCGGGTGCCGCTGTCGGTCGGACTGGAGTCGCCGGACGGGAAGCGGCAGTTCCGCCGCGGGGTGCTGGACACGGTGGCCGGCACCGTCGCACCGTGGGGCGGGCCGGGCTCCCACCTGCTGGCCTGGTTGGCGGGCGCCGACGCGATGATCGTGGTCCCGGAGTCGGTGACCTCGCTGGCGGCCGGCGACGAGGTCGAGGTCTGGCTGCTCTCGTAG
- a CDS encoding winged helix DNA-binding domain-containing protein, translating into MDRSRVFGHRMREHRLLGGTAADAVDAVRAMVGAHAQIPSAADLAIGLRLRAFAGAGEGLTRTFGPRGTVHLLPTADLGHWLPALAAVPGRGAADPYLDADRIDQVCAALGPILADGPRTLVELDEAVPAALGSWAAEQVIPDFGGLAARWRRAIAVAAHRGVLCFGPNRGRRTTYAALPEPPAPQPERAAVQWLAGEYLRAYGPVTAKDLARWLATDAGWAAAALGSVDGVVRDGDRFDVPRTDEPPAVAGTVRLLPYFDPYVVGGQPREVLFPPPVRARAMTNSQPGTRPVLLVDGVVAGIWHLARRGRRATLTVETNLRWNRALRSAFDDEIALLETLLDTTAQVVLGEVAVGGHA; encoded by the coding sequence ATGGACCGGTCGCGGGTGTTCGGCCACCGGATGCGCGAACACCGGCTGCTGGGCGGGACCGCCGCCGACGCGGTGGACGCCGTCCGGGCGATGGTCGGTGCGCACGCGCAGATCCCGTCGGCCGCCGACCTGGCGATCGGCTTGCGCTTGCGGGCCTTCGCCGGCGCCGGCGAGGGTCTGACCCGGACCTTCGGGCCGCGCGGCACGGTCCACCTGCTGCCCACTGCCGACCTGGGCCACTGGCTGCCGGCCCTCGCCGCGGTCCCCGGCCGGGGGGCAGCGGATCCCTACCTGGACGCGGACCGGATCGATCAGGTGTGCGCGGCGCTGGGCCCCATCCTGGCCGACGGTCCACGGACCCTGGTGGAGCTGGACGAGGCGGTGCCGGCGGCCCTCGGCAGCTGGGCCGCCGAGCAGGTGATCCCGGACTTCGGCGGCCTCGCCGCCCGCTGGCGGCGGGCGATCGCGGTCGCCGCACACCGCGGCGTGCTCTGCTTCGGCCCGAACCGCGGGCGCCGGACCACCTATGCCGCGTTGCCGGAACCGCCTGCGCCGCAACCGGAACGCGCCGCCGTGCAGTGGCTGGCCGGGGAGTACCTGCGCGCCTACGGTCCGGTCACGGCGAAGGATCTGGCCCGGTGGCTGGCCACGGATGCGGGGTGGGCGGCAGCGGCGCTCGGGTCCGTCGACGGGGTGGTCCGGGACGGCGACCGGTTCGACGTCCCACGGACGGACGAGCCGCCGGCGGTCGCCGGCACCGTCCGGCTGCTGCCCTACTTCGATCCCTACGTCGTCGGCGGGCAGCCCCGGGAGGTGCTGTTCCCGCCGCCGGTCCGGGCCCGGGCGATGACGAACTCGCAGCCCGGCACCCGCCCGGTGCTGCTCGTCGACGGAGTGGTGGCGGGGATCTGGCACCTGGCCCGCCGCGGCCGCCGGGCGACGCTCACCGTCGAGACGAATCTGCGGTGGAACCGAGCCCTGCGATCGGCCTTCGATGACGAGATCGCCCTGCTGGAGACACTTCTGGACACCACCGCGCAGGTCGTTCTGGGCGAGGTCGCGGTCGGCGGTCATGCCTGA
- a CDS encoding DUF6457 domain-containing protein — MSTLDDWLMEAGRSLALPPGPIPADLRNELLDLTRDVAHGVARVAGPLTCYLVGVAVGRGAAPGAALAALTDLVKARTTDADTGPAGAGTHEKES; from the coding sequence ATGAGCACACTGGACGACTGGCTGATGGAGGCCGGCAGGTCGCTGGCACTGCCGCCGGGGCCGATCCCGGCGGACCTGCGCAACGAACTGCTCGACCTGACCCGGGACGTGGCGCACGGTGTCGCCCGGGTCGCCGGTCCGCTGACCTGCTACCTGGTCGGCGTCGCCGTCGGCCGGGGTGCGGCGCCCGGCGCCGCGCTGGCCGCACTCACCGACCTGGTGAAGGCCCGCACCACCGATGCGGACACCGGACCTGCCGGTGCCGGGACCCACGAGAAGGAATCCTGA
- a CDS encoding GlsB/YeaQ/YmgE family stress response membrane protein, which produces MSWIGWIVFGALAGWVASLVVKDQRRGCIMNIIVGILGAVLGGFIYRVATDTPWDFGWDWKSFGVAVLGALLLLVILSLVTRSTTRR; this is translated from the coding sequence ATGAGCTGGATCGGCTGGATCGTCTTCGGTGCGCTGGCCGGATGGGTGGCCTCGCTGGTGGTGAAGGACCAGCGCCGCGGCTGCATCATGAACATCATCGTCGGCATCCTGGGCGCCGTGCTCGGCGGCTTCATCTACCGGGTCGCGACCGACACCCCGTGGGACTTCGGTTGGGACTGGAAGAGTTTCGGCGTCGCCGTGCTGGGAGCGCTGCTGCTGCTGGTGATCCTGTCGCTGGTCACCCGGTCGACCACCCGGCGCTGA